One genomic segment of Fusobacterium nucleatum includes these proteins:
- the ychF gene encoding redox-regulated ATPase YchF → MIGIGIVGLPNVGKSTLFNAITKAGAAEAANYPFCTIEPNVGMVTVPDERLDKLAKIVNPQKIVPATVEFVDIAGLVKGASKGEGLGNKFLSNIRSTSAICQVVRCFEDDNVVHVNGGIDPLKDIDVINTELIFADIETIDKAIEKHEKLARNKIKESVELMSVLPKVKKHLEEFKLLKTLDLTDDEKQILKNYQLLTLKPMIFAANVAEDDLATGNKNVELVKEYAKSIGSEVVVVSAKVESELQEMDEESRKEFLEALGVKEPGLNRLIRAGFKLLGLQTYFTAGVKEVRAWTIRIGDTAPKAAGEIHTDFEKGFIRAKVVSYDEFIKNSGWKMSQENGVLRLEGKDYIVQDGDLMEFLFNV, encoded by the coding sequence ATGATAGGTATAGGAATTGTGGGGCTACCAAATGTTGGAAAGTCTACACTATTTAATGCAATAACTAAGGCAGGAGCAGCAGAGGCAGCAAACTATCCTTTTTGTACAATAGAACCGAATGTTGGAATGGTAACTGTACCAGATGAAAGATTAGATAAACTTGCAAAAATTGTAAATCCTCAAAAAATTGTACCAGCAACTGTTGAATTTGTTGATATAGCAGGACTTGTAAAAGGTGCTTCAAAAGGTGAGGGGTTAGGAAATAAATTTTTATCAAATATAAGAAGTACATCTGCTATATGCCAAGTAGTAAGATGTTTTGAAGATGACAATGTAGTTCATGTCAATGGAGGAATTGACCCTTTAAAAGATATTGATGTTATAAATACAGAATTAATTTTTGCAGATATAGAAACAATTGATAAGGCAATAGAAAAACATGAAAAATTAGCAAGAAATAAGATAAAAGAATCAGTTGAGCTTATGTCAGTACTACCAAAAGTTAAAAAACATCTTGAAGAATTTAAACTTTTAAAGACATTAGATTTAACAGATGATGAAAAACAAATATTAAAAAATTATCAATTACTTACTTTAAAGCCAATGATATTTGCAGCTAATGTTGCAGAAGATGATTTAGCAACTGGTAATAAAAATGTTGAATTAGTAAAAGAATATGCAAAGAGTATAGGCTCAGAAGTAGTTGTAGTTTCAGCGAAAGTTGAATCTGAATTACAAGAAATGGATGAAGAAAGTAGAAAAGAATTTTTAGAGGCATTAGGAGTTAAAGAACCAGGGCTTAATAGACTTATAAGAGCAGGTTTTAAACTTTTAGGTCTACAAACTTATTTTACAGCAGGTGTAAAAGAAGTGAGAGCTTGGACTATAAGAATTGGAGATACTGCTCCTAAGGCAGCAGGAGAAATACACACAGACTTTGAAAAAGGTTTTATAAGAGCAAAAGTTGTCTCTTATGATGAGTTTATAAAAAATTCAGGTTGGAAAATGTCACAGGAAAATGGTGTTTTAAGACTTGAAGGAAAAGATTATATAGTTCAAGATGGAGATTTAATGGAATTTTTATTTAATGTGTAA
- the tpiA gene encoding triose-phosphate isomerase, producing MRRLVIAGNWKMYKNNKEAVETLTQLKDLTKDVKNVDIVIGAPFTCLSDVVKTVEGSNVKIAAENVYPKIEGAYTGEVSPKMLKDIGVSYVILGHSERREYFKENDEFINQKVKAVLEIGMRPILCIGEKLEDREGGKTLEVLAKQIKGGLADLSKEDAEKVIVAYEPVWAIGTGKTATPEMAQETHKEVRNVLAEMFGTDVANKMIIQYGGSMKPENAKDLLSQEDIDGGLVGGASLKADSFFEIIKAGN from the coding sequence TTGAGAAGATTAGTTATTGCTGGAAACTGGAAAATGTATAAAAATAATAAAGAGGCTGTTGAAACATTGACACAATTAAAAGATTTAACAAAAGATGTAAAAAATGTAGATATAGTTATAGGAGCACCTTTTACTTGTCTTTCAGATGTAGTTAAAACTGTTGAAGGAAGTAATGTAAAAATAGCAGCAGAAAATGTATATCCTAAAATAGAAGGAGCATATACAGGAGAAGTTTCTCCTAAAATGCTTAAAGATATTGGGGTTTCTTATGTTATTTTAGGTCACTCTGAAAGAAGAGAATATTTTAAAGAAAATGATGAATTTATAAATCAAAAAGTTAAGGCAGTTTTAGAAATAGGAATGAGACCTATACTTTGTATTGGAGAAAAGTTAGAAGATAGAGAAGGAGGAAAAACTCTTGAAGTTCTAGCTAAACAAATCAAAGGAGGACTTGCTGATTTATCTAAGGAAGATGCAGAAAAAGTTATAGTTGCATATGAACCAGTTTGGGCAATAGGAACAGGGAAGACTGCAACTCCTGAAATGGCACAAGAAACTCATAAAGAAGTTAGAAATGTTTTAGCAGAAATGTTTGGAACAGATGTAGCAAATAAAATGATAATTCAATATGGTGGTTCAATGAAACCAGAAAATGCAAAAGATTTATTGAGTCAAGAAGATATTGATGGTGGTCTTGTTGGAGGAGCTTCATTAAAAGCAGATTCATTTTTTGAAATTATAAAAGCAGGGAACTAA
- a CDS encoding chemotaxis protein, producing the protein MEVYIDNQKTNFGRRSKDLEKILKAISKKLEKHEKVIQNIYINGSNIQDSIILDIDMDRHNIMEVETKSYTDLILDSLTLSKEYIETFFEVKKDFQQLIENNEKISPIEIEETDSFLNWFSDLLFFLVENYAFAFRGLQETIQTFREELVTLAELKEKKDYVAYVGALDYCISDILENFKINIDYYYKSILEEEEQKQIVF; encoded by the coding sequence ATGGAAGTATATATAGATAACCAGAAAACTAATTTTGGAAGGCGTAGTAAAGATTTAGAAAAAATCTTAAAAGCCATAAGCAAAAAATTAGAAAAACATGAAAAAGTAATACAGAATATCTATATCAATGGGAGTAATATACAAGATAGTATTATTTTAGATATAGATATGGATAGGCACAATATAATGGAAGTGGAAACAAAATCATATACAGATTTGATATTAGATTCTTTAACTCTTTCAAAAGAGTATATAGAAACTTTTTTTGAAGTAAAAAAAGATTTTCAACAACTGATTGAAAATAACGAAAAAATTTCTCCAATTGAAATAGAAGAAACCGATAGTTTTTTAAATTGGTTTTCGGATTTATTATTTTTTTTAGTTGAAAATTATGCTTTTGCTTTTAGAGGTTTACAAGAAACAATTCAAACTTTCAGAGAAGAATTAGTTACATTAGCTGAACTTAAAGAAAAAAAGGATTATGTAGCCTATGTAGGTGCATTAGATTACTGTATATCAGATATATTAGAAAATTTCAAAATTAATATAGATTATTATTATAAAAGTATATTGGAAGAAGAGGAACAAAAACAAATAGTATTTTAA
- a CDS encoding ComF family protein, giving the protein MLRLKEAIRESLRFLFFDNTCSCCHSKLDREGYICSKCLEKLKKEAFLKNKDEFYYLFIYEKAIRQIISDYKLRNRKDLARDIAFLIKKPIFQLIEREKIDIIIPVPISEEREIERGFNQIEYLLECLDIKYKKIERTRNTKHMYNLKDNEKREKNVERAFKNNLNLENKNVLIVDDIVTSGATIRSICDELRKDNENINIKVFSIAIARHFIKE; this is encoded by the coding sequence ATGCTGAGATTGAAGGAAGCTATTAGAGAAAGTTTAAGATTTTTATTTTTTGATAATACCTGTTCATGTTGCCATAGTAAACTTGATAGAGAAGGATATATTTGTTCTAAATGTTTAGAAAAATTAAAAAAAGAGGCTTTTTTAAAGAATAAAGATGAGTTTTATTATCTTTTTATTTATGAAAAGGCAATTAGACAAATTATTTCTGATTATAAATTGAGAAATAGAAAAGATTTGGCAAGGGATATAGCATTTTTAATTAAGAAACCTATTTTTCAGTTGATAGAAAGAGAAAAAATTGATATTATAATACCAGTGCCTATAAGTGAGGAAAGAGAGATAGAAAGAGGTTTCAATCAAATTGAATATCTGTTAGAATGTTTAGATATCAAGTATAAAAAGATTGAGAGAACAAGAAATACAAAGCACATGTATAATTTAAAAGATAATGAAAAAAGAGAAAAAAATGTTGAAAGAGCATTTAAAAATAACTTGAATTTAGAAAATAAAAATGTTTTAATAGTTGATGATATTGTAACAAGTGGAGCAACTATTCGCTCAATATGTGATGAACTTAGAAAAGATAATGAAAATATTAATATAAAGGTATTTTCAATAGCAATAGCAAGACACTTTATTAAAGAGTAG
- a CDS encoding zinc ribbon domain-containing protein gives MKLAFSCPKCRCRNYEEKSIILPEKKKNFIKIELNTYYAKTCLNCGYTEFYSAKIVDDETAKEKCKTDAEIEGSY, from the coding sequence ATGAAGTTGGCTTTTAGTTGTCCTAAATGTAGATGTAGAAACTATGAGGAAAAGAGCATTATCTTGCCAGAGAAAAAGAAGAATTTTATAAAAATAGAGCTTAATACTTATTATGCTAAAACTTGTTTAAATTGTGGATATACAGAATTTTATTCAGCGAAGATTGTAGATGATGAAACTGCAAAGGAGAAGTGCAAGACTGATGCTGAGATTGAAGGAAGCTATTAG
- a CDS encoding YraN family protein, with protein MNKREIGNKYEDKSVETLVDEGYKILERNYQNRFGEIDIIAEKNKEIVFIEVKYRKTNKFGYGYEAVDRRKIMKILKLANYYMQSKKYQDYKIRFDCMSYLGDELDWIKNIVWGDEVGF; from the coding sequence TTGAATAAAAGAGAGATAGGAAATAAATATGAAGATAAAAGTGTTGAAACTTTGGTAGATGAAGGCTATAAAATACTTGAAAGAAATTATCAAAATAGATTTGGTGAAATTGATATAATCGCAGAAAAGAATAAAGAAATTGTATTTATTGAGGTAAAATACAGAAAGACAAATAAATTTGGCTATGGTTATGAGGCAGTGGATAGAAGAAAAATTATGAAAATTTTAAAACTAGCTAATTACTATATGCAGTCTAAAAAATATCAGGACTACAAAATAAGATTTGATTGTATGAGTTATTTAGGTGATGAACTAGATTGGATAAAAAATATTGTGTGGGGTGATGAAGTTGGCTTTTAG